DNA sequence from the Streptomyces sp. MST-110588 genome:
CCGATGACGTGCCGCGGGCCACCCCGCCGCGTCCCCCGCGGCCAGCCCGAGCAGCAGCCCCTCGATACGCCGCCGCTTCCCTTCCCTGCCCGCCTCTGCTTTCGCTTCCGCCTTCGCCTCACCGACCGTCCCCGCCTCCGCCTCACCGACCGTCCTCGTACCTCCTGCTACCGAAGCGGTCGTGTCCCCCGCTCCACTCACCCGGCACGCAGCTCCCGCACCCCCTTCCACCCCCGCTTCCTCGCCCTCATCCACCACATCTGCCGCACCCGCCGCGTCGCCCCGGTCCACCGGAATCCCTGCGTCTGCCGGAGTCCCCGCATCCGTCGATGTCCCCGCATGCGTCGCGGCCTCTGAACCCGTCGGGGTCTCTGAACCTGTCGGCGTTCCCGCAACTGCCAGAGTCCGTGCTCCCGTTGGAGGCCCGGCGCCGGTCGCGCTCACCGCACCTCGTCGCTTCGCCTGGGCTCGTACCGGCTCGGCTGCAGCGGTACCCAAAGCGTTCGCGGGCCCGCCGACCGCGCCGTCACCCGACCGAGAGATCCGCGCGACGGCCGGACGCGGTGTTGCAGTGGGGGAGTGGTCGCAGGTCATGTGGCGGTCGCCTCCTCCAGGCATGGAGTGAGGAGGTCCGCGATGTCCAGAACGTGGTGACCCGCCATCGCCGGCAGGCAGCTCCCGCGGACGGGACCGATGAGGCGGGACCAGTCCTCCGGGACGCAACGGGCGCCGCCGAGCGCGCCCGCGAGGGCCCCGGCGACCGCCGCCGTGGTGTCGGCGTCGCGGCCCATGTTGACCGCCGTCAGTACCGAGGCGGCGAAGTCGCCGGAGGCCGCGGCGAACGCGCCGAAGGCCAGACCGACCGCTTCGGGGGCCAGATCGGTCCACGGATAGCCGCCGACGACGACGGCGGAGCGCACGGCCCGCTCGGTGCCGAGCTGGGTGATACCGGGGTCCAGACGGGAACGCTGGGCCGCGGCGACCGCGCGGCGCAGGGAACGGGCGGTCCAGGAGTCCTCGGGGACCACGGAGAGGGCCGCGGCGATCACGGCGTCGGTCGAGCCGGCGACCATGGCGGTGGCCACTCCGGCCGCCACCGCCCGGCCGCCGTAGATCCCCTCGCCTTCATGGCTGACCGTACCGTCGATGGAGACCAGCCTGGCGGCCTCGGCGGGCCGGCCGGCGGCGTAGACACCGAAGGGAGCGGCGCGCATGGCCAGGCCGTCGCTCCATGCGTGCCGGTGCTGGGCGGAGATGGGTGCGGCCAGTCCACGGCGCAGGTTCTCCAGCGTGCCGCGCTCGCTGAACCCCGCGCCGCGAAAGGGACCTTCGTCCAGATCGGCGATCCATTGGTGCCAGGCCGCCTCGACGTGCGCGACGGTGAGCGCCGAGCCGTGTTCGGCCAGGACGAGGCCGGAGAAGATGGCGTACTCGGTGTCATCCGTGCCGACCGGGTCCTCGTCCACGAACCCTTCGATACGGCCCCAGCGCCGGCGGATCTGGGACGGCTTCATGTTCTCGGCGGGGGCGCCCAGCGCGTCCCCGACGGCGAGCCCGAGCATCGCCCCGCGCGACCGCTCCCGCAGGCCGCAGGTGTCTTGGGGCAGGGACGGCACGGTACGCAGCCGGGTGCGGGGCGGAGGCGGAGGGACAGGGAAGGGCTGGGGCGGTGGTGGGGCGTGCAGTGCGCTGCTCATGGCGTGCCGTTCTGTCGTGCGGGTGCGGGTGCGGGTGTTACGAGTGGAGGTGCGGACGTAAGCGTGGGAATGAGCGCGACGGTGGTTGCGGCTGCGGCTGCGGCTGCGGTTCGGGTGTGGATGCGGATGCGGAAGGGAGCCGTAGGACGGAGGGAGGGGAGGGGGCCGCGCTCACGGAGCGGCGCCGGCCGGGGCGGAAGAGGCCCGTATCACCAGGCGCGGAGCCACCGTCTCGCGGCGGGCGGGTGCCCTGGGCCCCTCGGCGGGTTCCCGAAGGCGGTCCAGGAGCATGCGCGCCGCGATCCGCCCGCGTTCGGCCGAGCCGAGGTCCACACTTGTCAGAGGCGGCCAGCCGGCCCGCGCCAGGACGGTGTCGTCCATCCCGACGACCGCCACATCGTCCGGTATGGACAGGCCCCGGGTGTGCAGCGCCTGACAAGCACCGAGCGCCAGTTGGTCGTTGGCGCAGAAGACGGCGTCGAGGCCGGTACGGCGGTCCAGCAGGTGGTGCACGGCCGCCGAACCCGCCTCGATGGTGAACTGCGTGGTCTCCACCAGAGCAGGGTCGAGCCCGAGGCCGCAGGAGGCCAGACCGGTGCGGTAGCCCAGGGCGCGGTTGCGGCCGGGCACCGTGTCCGCGGGACCGTTGACGAAGGCGATGCGCCGCCGCCCGCTCTCCACCAGATGACGTACGGCCGCCTCGGCGCCCCTGGCGGAGTCGGCGCGGACGCTGTCCACCGGCCCGCGGCCCGCGGGGTCGTCCGGCAGCGAGCCGATGACCACGACGGGCCGGGCCGCGGTGGCCAGCGCGTCCAGATGCCGGGGCGTGATGCGGATCGGGCACAGGATCAGCCCGTCGCTCGTACGGTCCGCCAGGCTGCGCAGCACGGCCAGTTCGTCCGCCACGACCGCGTCGGTGGAGTGCAGGAGGAGCCGGTACCCCTCGGCTCTGGTGGCGGCCTGTATCTCACGGACCATCGAGACGTAGACCGGGTTGCCGATGTCCTGCATGGCGAAGGTGAGCTGCATCGAGCGGCCTCCCTTGAGCGAGCGGGCCACCGCGTTGGCGACATAGCCCAGTTCGGCCGCCGCCTTCTCCACCCGGCTGACCGTATCGGGCCTGGCCGCCCGGCCGTTGAGTACCCGGGAGACCGAGGCGATGGAGACCCCGGCCCGCTCGGCGATCGTCTCCACGGTGGGAGATTCGTTCGTCGTCATGCTTCTCACCCCTCTACGCGCACACGGACCCACACCGCCCGTGCCGCGTCATTCCGCGCTGCGCCATTCCGTGCTGTGTCATCCGTGCCGTGCCGCGCCGGTCCTGACGCCCAGCGTCCGGTCCGTCCGCAGCCGCTGCCGAAGCTCCTGCTGAAAACGTTTACAGGATGCGGGAGTTGAACCCCTGACCACACTGCGGTTTCCCGCACTTTTGCTTACGGTTTTCCGCAGTGCGCGAGGGTGTGATCGGGATCTCAGCCCGCCCGTCGCGATAAAACCGCAGGTCAGCGTGGTAAGTACGGCCTTCCTTGCTAGCGGCGGAGGGTAATTCGCGCATAGATTCGCGTCGTTGGAGGGGGAAGCGCCGCCATCGGCCCACACCTCGTTGAAGGGAGAAGGTCCCTATATGTCCGTCATGGAAGTCATGGACGCCTCGGCGCCGACACATGTCGCCCACCGCGACAACCACACCCACCGCGACGTGAACGGTGGCTGGCTGCGCCCCGCGGTCTTCGGCGCCATGGACGGACTGGTCTCGAACCTCGCCCTGATGACGGGCGTCGCCGGCGGCTCCGTATCGCAGCAGACGATCATCATCACCGGCCTCGCGGGCCTGGCCGCCGGCGCCTTCTCCATGGCCGCCGGCGAGTACACCTCCGTCGCCTCCCAGCGCGAGCTGGTCCTCGCCGAGCTGGACGTCGAGCGGGCCGAGCTGCGCAAGCACCCCAAGGACGAGCTGGAGGAGCTGGCGGCGCTGTACGAGTCCCGCGGGTGGAGCCCGCGCTCGCCCGCGAGGTGGCCAAGCAGCTCTCCAAGGACCCCGAGCAGGCCCTGGAGATCCACGCCCGCGAGGAGCTGGGCATCGACCCGTCCGATCTGCCCTCGCCCACGGTCGCCGCCGTCTCCTCCTTCGGCTCCTTCGCGCTGGGTGCCCTGCTGCCCGTACTGCCGTACCTCCTGGGTGCCTCGGCCCTGTGGCCCGCGGTGCTGCTGGCCCTGCTCGGACTTTTCGCGTGCGGGGCGGTCGTGGCCCGCGTAACGGCACGCTCGTGGTGGTTCAGCGGACTGCGTCAGCTCGTACTGGGCGGAGCAGCGGCCGGTGTGACGTACGCCCTGGGGGCCTTGTTCGGAACCGCCGTAGGGTGAGACCCTGCGCATCCATGCATGTGACCGCATAGTTAACGCCTAATTCACGGTTTCGCCCCGCCAGGAGTTGGGCATAAGGCCGAGGCGTTGCGGGCAATGTCGCCCCTGAAGCGCAGCGCTTTCGGAGCGATCCCTCCGTCCGCGTCCTTGATCCACTGCTATCGCGGTGTCCGCATGCTGGAAGGCGCTATCCGCTTTCCGAGAAGCAGGTCATCCTGTAACCTGCACGAAATTTCGCAGAGGGCCAACGTCGTCCCTCGGCACAGCACATGCCACGACGACGTTGGGAGAGCCGATGCGTTTCGCGTCCACGCACTCCGCGACCACCGGCAGCGCCAGCGCCGCATGGTCGCCCATGGACGGGCGCCCCGCCGAGCAGGGGATGTACGACCCGCGCAACGAGCACGACGCCTGCGGTGTCGGCTTTGTGGCAACCCTTACGGGCGAGGCCGACCATGCGCTGGTCGAGCAGGCCCTCACCGTCCTGCGGAATCTTGAGCACCGCGGCGCGACCGGCTCCGAACCGGACTCCGGAGACGGCGCCGGCATCCTTCTCCAGGTCCCCGACGCCTTCCTGCGGGAGAGCGTCACCTTCGGCCTGCCCGAGGCCGGCGCGTACGCCGTCGGTATCGCCTTCCTCCCCGCCGACGCCCACGAAGCCGCCGCCGCCGTCTCGCGAATCGAGACGATCGCGTCCGAAGAAGGACTGGACGTGCTGGGGTGGCGCGTCGTCCCGGTCGCCCCCGAGCTCCTGGGCAGCGGCGCCCGCGCCACCATGCCGGCCTTCTCCCAGCTCTTCGTCGCCGACAAGGGCGCTGCGGAAGCAGGCGGTACGGAAGCAGGCGCTGCGGAAGCAGGCGGTACGGAAACCAGCAGTGCAGGCGCGGACACCGCCCGCCCGCCCAAGGCCACCGGCCTGGCCCTGGACCGCAAGGCGTTCGTACTGCGCAAGCGCGCCGAGCGCGAGGCCGGGGTCTACTTCCCCTCGCTGTCCGCCCGCACGATCGTCTACAAGGGCATGCTGACCACCGGCCAGCTCGAACCCTTCTTCCCCGACCTCTCCGACCGCCGCTTCGCCACCGCCATCGCGCTGGTCCACTCCCGGTTCTCCACCAACACCTTCCCGAGCTGGCCGCTCGCCCACCCGTACCGCTTCGTCGCCCACAACGGTGAGATCAACACGGTCAAGGGCAACCGCAACTGGATGCGCGCCCGCGAGTCGCAGCTCGCCTCCCCGCTTTTCGCCGGTACCGCCACCGGAAGCACCGGCACCCGAACCGGTGCCGCAACCGACGCCCCGACCGACGCCCCGACCGACCACAGCGGCTTGGAGCGCCTCTTCCCGGTCTGCACCCCCGACGCCTCCGACTCCGCCTCCTTCGACGAGGTCCTGGAACTGCTCCACCTCGGAGGCCGCTCCCTGCCGCACGCCGTCTTGATGATGGTCCCGGAGGCGTGGGAGAACTCCACCTCCATGGACCCGGCCCGCCGCGCCTTCTACCAGTACCACTCCACGATGATGGAGCCCTGGGACGGCCCGGCCTGTGTCACCTTCACCGACGGCACCCAGGTCGGCGCGGTCCTGGACCGCAACGGCCTGCGCCCGGGCCGCTACTGGGTCACCGACGACGGCCTGGTCGTGCTCTCCTCCGAGGTCGGTGTCCTGGACATCGACCCCGCCAAGGTCGTCCGCAAGGGCCGCCTCCAGCCCGGCCGGATGTTCCTCGTGGACACCGCCGAGCACCGCATCATCGAGGACGACGAGATCAAGGCGCGGCTCGCCGCCGAGCACCCGTACGAGGAGTGGCTGGAAGCCGGCCTGATCGACCTCGCGGACCTGCCCGAGCGCGAGCACATCGTGCACACCCACGCCTCGGTCACCCGCCGCCAGCAGACCTTCGGCTACACCGAGGAAGAGCTGCGCGTCATCCTCGCCCCGATGGCCAAGACCGGCGCCGAGCCCATCGGCTCCATGGGTACGGACTCCCCGATCGCGGCCCTCTCCGAGCGCCCCCGGCTGCTGTTCGACTACTTCACTCAGCTCTTCGCGCAGGTCACCAACCCGCCGCTGGACGCGATCCGGGAGGAACTGGTCACCTCCCTGATCTCCTCCCTCGGCCCGCAGGGCAACCTGCTGGAGCCCACCGCGGCCTCCTGCCGCAGTGTCACCCTGCCCTTCCCGGTGATCGACAACGACGAGCTGGCCAAGCTCATCCACATCAACGCCGACGGTGACATGCCGGGCATGAAGGCCGTGACCCTCTCCGGCCTCTACCGGGTCTCCGGGGGCGGCGGCGCGCTGGCCGCCCGTATCGCCGAGATCTGCGCCGAGGCCGACGCCGCCATAGAAGACGGCGCCCGCCTGATCGTGCTGTCCGACCGCCACTCCGACGCCGAGCACGCGCCGATCCCCTCCCTGCTGCTGACCGCCGCCGTCCACCACCACCTCATCCGTACGAAGCAGCGCACGCAGGTCGGCCTGCTCGTGGAGGCCGGTGACGTACGCGAGGTGCACCACGTCGCGCTGCTCATCGGGTACGGCGCCGCGGCCGTCAACCCCTACCTGGCGATGGAGTCGGTGGAGGACCTGGTCCGGGCCGGCACCTTCCTCCCGGCCGGCACCGAGCCCGAGGCCGCCATCAAGAACCTGATCAAGGCGCTCGGCAAGGGCGTGCTGAAGGTCATGTCCAAGATGGGCATCTCCACCGTCGCCTCCTACCGGGGCGCACAGGTCTTCGAGGCCGTCGGCCTGGACCCCGAGTTCGTGGACGCGTACTTCCACGGCACCGCCACCAAGATCGGCGGGGTCGGTCTCGACGTCATCGCCGAGGAGGTCGCGGCCCGGCACGCCAAGGCGTACCCGGCCACCGGCATCGCCGCCACCCACCGCGCCCTGGACATCGGCGGTGAGTACCAGTGGCGCCGCGAGGGCGAACCCCACCTGTTCGACCCGGACACCGTCTTCCGTCTTCAGCACTCCACCCGCTCGCGCCGCTACGACATCTTCAAGCAGTACACCGAACGGGTGAATGAGCAGTCGGAGCGTCTGATGACGCTGCGCGGCCTGTTCAGCTTCAAATCCGACCGGCCCGCGGTCCCCCTGGAGGAGGTCGAGCCGGCGAGCGAGATCGTCAAGCGCTTCTCCACCGGCGCGATGTCCTACGGGTCCATCTCCCGCGAGGCCCATGAGACCCTCGCCATCGCCATGAACCAGTT
Encoded proteins:
- a CDS encoding ADP-ribosylglycohydrolase family protein; translation: MLGLAVGDALGAPAENMKPSQIRRRWGRIEGFVDEDPVGTDDTEYAIFSGLVLAEHGSALTVAHVEAAWHQWIADLDEGPFRGAGFSERGTLENLRRGLAAPISAQHRHAWSDGLAMRAAPFGVYAAGRPAEAARLVSIDGTVSHEGEGIYGGRAVAAGVATAMVAGSTDAVIAAALSVVPEDSWTARSLRRAVAAAQRSRLDPGITQLGTERAVRSAVVVGGYPWTDLAPEAVGLAFGAFAAASGDFAASVLTAVNMGRDADTTAAVAGALAGALGGARCVPEDWSRLIGPVRGSCLPAMAGHHVLDIADLLTPCLEEATAT
- the gltB gene encoding glutamate synthase large subunit; this encodes MRFASTHSATTGSASAAWSPMDGRPAEQGMYDPRNEHDACGVGFVATLTGEADHALVEQALTVLRNLEHRGATGSEPDSGDGAGILLQVPDAFLRESVTFGLPEAGAYAVGIAFLPADAHEAAAAVSRIETIASEEGLDVLGWRVVPVAPELLGSGARATMPAFSQLFVADKGAAEAGGTEAGAAEAGGTETSSAGADTARPPKATGLALDRKAFVLRKRAEREAGVYFPSLSARTIVYKGMLTTGQLEPFFPDLSDRRFATAIALVHSRFSTNTFPSWPLAHPYRFVAHNGEINTVKGNRNWMRARESQLASPLFAGTATGSTGTRTGAATDAPTDAPTDHSGLERLFPVCTPDASDSASFDEVLELLHLGGRSLPHAVLMMVPEAWENSTSMDPARRAFYQYHSTMMEPWDGPACVTFTDGTQVGAVLDRNGLRPGRYWVTDDGLVVLSSEVGVLDIDPAKVVRKGRLQPGRMFLVDTAEHRIIEDDEIKARLAAEHPYEEWLEAGLIDLADLPEREHIVHTHASVTRRQQTFGYTEEELRVILAPMAKTGAEPIGSMGTDSPIAALSERPRLLFDYFTQLFAQVTNPPLDAIREELVTSLISSLGPQGNLLEPTAASCRSVTLPFPVIDNDELAKLIHINADGDMPGMKAVTLSGLYRVSGGGGALAARIAEICAEADAAIEDGARLIVLSDRHSDAEHAPIPSLLLTAAVHHHLIRTKQRTQVGLLVEAGDVREVHHVALLIGYGAAAVNPYLAMESVEDLVRAGTFLPAGTEPEAAIKNLIKALGKGVLKVMSKMGISTVASYRGAQVFEAVGLDPEFVDAYFHGTATKIGGVGLDVIAEEVAARHAKAYPATGIAATHRALDIGGEYQWRREGEPHLFDPDTVFRLQHSTRSRRYDIFKQYTERVNEQSERLMTLRGLFSFKSDRPAVPLEEVEPASEIVKRFSTGAMSYGSISREAHETLAIAMNQLGGKSNTGEGGEDPDRLYDPARRSAIKQVASGRFGVTSEYLVNADDIQIKMAQGAKPGEGGQLPGHKVYPWVARTRHSTPGVGLISPPPHHDIYSIEDLAQLIHDLKNANPRARIHVKLVSEVGVGTVAAGVSKAHADVVLISGHDGGTGASPLTSLKHAGGPWELGLAETQQTLLLNGLRDRIVVQTDGQLKTGRDVIIAALLGAEEYGFATAPLVVSGCVMMRVCHLDTCPVGIATQNPTLRERFSGKAEYIVNFFEFIAQEVRELLAQLGFRTLDEAIGHAELLNTEKAVSHWKAQGLDLAPLLHVPELPEGAVRHQVTVQDHGLEKALDNELIKLAADALSAESAEAAQPVRAQVAIRNINRTVGTMLGHEVTKKFGGAGLPEDTIDITFTGSAGQSFGAFLPRGITLRLEGDANDYVAKGLSGGRVIVRPDRAADHLAEYSTIAGNTLAYGATGGELFLRGRVGERFCVRNSGATVVSEGVGDHGCEYMTGGHAVVLGETGRNFAAGMSGGVAYVIDLDKDNVNPELTGAVGPLEDTDKRWLHDVVRRHQEETGSTVAARLLDDWDASAARFSKVLPATYKAVLAAKDAAERAGLSESETHEKMMEAATHG
- a CDS encoding LacI family DNA-binding transcriptional regulator; translation: MTTNESPTVETIAERAGVSIASVSRVLNGRAARPDTVSRVEKAAAELGYVANAVARSLKGGRSMQLTFAMQDIGNPVYVSMVREIQAATRAEGYRLLLHSTDAVVADELAVLRSLADRTSDGLILCPIRITPRHLDALATAARPVVVIGSLPDDPAGRGPVDSVRADSARGAEAAVRHLVESGRRRIAFVNGPADTVPGRNRALGYRTGLASCGLGLDPALVETTQFTIEAGSAAVHHLLDRRTGLDAVFCANDQLALGACQALHTRGLSIPDDVAVVGMDDTVLARAGWPPLTSVDLGSAERGRIAARMLLDRLREPAEGPRAPARRETVAPRLVIRASSAPAGAAP